TTTATTAATTAAATTAATTATTTCTATGTTTTTATCATTATTAGGATTATAAATACCAGAGGTTTCTGTAATGTGATTAACTTCATATGCTGATTCTCCTAATACAAGTTGATCTAATGATATATGTAAGCAATTTGCAATTTCTACTAAGGTAGGTAAACTCATTTGTCTTTCTCCTCGTTCTAATTGACCGATATAATAATTTGAAAGGTCTACCATTTCTGCAAACTTTTCTTGTGAGAGTCCAAGTTTTTTTCTTTCTCTTTGTATTCTTTTACCTATAGCTTTATTATCTATTACGATTTTATTTTCCATTTTATTCACTCCCTACCTAGTATATACTTTAACGAAAAATACATTATATTATAACTTGCAATTAGCATAAATAGAATGCTTGCAATAAGCCAATATATAGTATAAAATTATATAGATTGTTATTTTAGGGGTGTATATAGCATGAAGATAAAAGATAAAATGGAAGTAACTAGAAATATACTGCATAATGCAAATAAAATGAATTTTAGTAAAGAAATAATTTTGGAAATAAGTCAGAAATTAGACGAATATATTGTTGAGTATTATAAAGAAAATCAAGAACAAAAAGATAAACGTTAACAATATAAAATACATATTAGGAATAGGTCTTAATCTTGTGTTAAATGAAATTATTATTTTTTTAGATTAAAATTGATTTATTATGATAAAATATATTTATAATAAATAGAAGGAGTGAAGGTAGTGACTTTAAAAGAAACTGAAAAAATTTGTCCTATTTGTGGAAAAGGAAACAATTGTCAACATGGTAGTAAAGATTGTTGGTGTAAACATATTGAAATACCAAAATATGTTTTAGAAATGGTTCCGGAGGATAAAAGAGGTAAAGCATGTATTTGTAAATCTTGTATTGAAAAATATACAAAATAAAATTCAAACAAAATATTCAATTTTGGCTCCTGGAAAGTGTTTTTTTGTTTTACTTAAGAAAAATTCCTTTAATTCATTCATTTCATTAGGTTGATATATATATTTACCATATCCAAACTGACCGTATTTAAACTTCCTTTCATCTTCATTCATTGGAAGTTTAGTATTAGGGAAAACGTTAGTTATGTTTGATTTTGCCCTTGTTGTAAAGCGATGAGATATAAATTCAAAGGTTAAATTACTAGGAGTCCAATTTGATGGCATATTATCATATAAATATTTATCTAATAGTATAAAAAGCTCTGTATACTCATTTTTCCAATTTTCAAATCTAAATATAGGAGCAATAATAAATCCAATAGGATAACCTGCTTTTAATACCCTAGAGGCTGCAATTACTCTATCAAGAAGAGATGGTGTTTTGTGCTCGAAATTTTGAATGACTTGTTGACAGTTCAAGCTAAATCTAAATCTTGTATGGTTATTATGTTCTATGTTTAAAAGACTATCTACATTAGTGAATTTAGTAACAAATCTGAAACGACCTAAAGGTTCCTTACCAAAAAACTCTATAGTTCTTTTTAAATTGCCAGTATATTTTTCCACAGGTATA
This genomic interval from Anaerosalibacter sp. Marseille-P3206 contains the following:
- the splB gene encoding spore photoproduct lyase, with amino-acid sequence MIDFVPKQIFYEPDALNYPLGKKLVEYFREINIPMKPTTSHNRVTGIVGDTPGEAYGAAKQTLVIGVRRSKEFQTCKPSANYQLPLATSCPGMCEYCYLSTTLGPKPYLRVYVNIEEILDITKNIIESRSPEITIFEGAATSDPIPVEKYTGNLKRTIEFFGKEPLGRFRFVTKFTNVDSLLNIEHNNHTRFRFSLNCQQVIQNFEHKTPSLLDRVIAASRVLKAGYPIGFIIAPIFRFENWKNEYTELFILLDKYLYDNMPSNWTPSNLTFEFISHRFTTRAKSNITNVFPNTKLPMNEDERKFKYGQFGYGKYIYQPNEMNELKEFFLSKTKKHFPGAKIEYFV
- a CDS encoding helix-turn-helix domain-containing protein; translated protein: MENKIVIDNKAIGKRIQRERKKLGLSQEKFAEMVDLSNYYIGQLERGERQMSLPTLVEIANCLHISLDQLVLGESAYEVNHITETSGIYNPNNDKNIEIINLINKCSPKELDLFIELIKTILPYIKK
- a CDS encoding aspartyl-phosphate phosphatase Spo0E family protein; the protein is MKIKDKMEVTRNILHNANKMNFSKEIILEISQKLDEYIVEYYKENQEQKDKR
- a CDS encoding cysteine-rich CWC family protein, with the protein product MTLKETEKICPICGKGNNCQHGSKDCWCKHIEIPKYVLEMVPEDKRGKACICKSCIEKYTK